A window from Planctomicrobium piriforme encodes these proteins:
- a CDS encoding DUF1501 domain-containing protein: protein MWIDAAARAGSPFPCGTGRREFIWEMGAGFAGVALAGLLEQDGFFARYASAATVSSESSLSARAPHFPTKVKSVIFLLMNGGPSQVDTFDPKPALEKYAGQPLPPDKKFINSGGRPMGLLTPAARKFAPGGESGLPVSDFFPHLRQHADKLAVIRSCYTDTHAHGSALLQMNTGKPIVGRPSLGSWSIYGLGSENQNLPGYVVMLDKRGGPIGGQPNWSSGFMPATYQGTLFRPVGNPILDLAGPAEFTRAAQRQQLDLLAQLNDQHLNSRPGGAELAARSASYELAFRMQSEAPEAVDLTQETASTLDAYGVNQNPTAEFGRNCLIARRLVERGVKFVQLYSGGGHLEETWDAHENVEKNHGRHAGETDQPIAALLADLEQRGLLESTLVIWGGEFGRMPFSEGAGKPGRNHNPYGFSMWLAGGGVKGGMAYGATDEFGFTAVENRVHVHDLHATILHLMGIDHTRLTYFHQGRDERLTDVYGNVVKDILA from the coding sequence ATGTGGATTGATGCCGCAGCCAGAGCCGGCTCGCCGTTCCCATGTGGAACCGGCCGGCGTGAATTCATCTGGGAGATGGGAGCCGGCTTCGCAGGCGTGGCCCTCGCTGGCCTGTTGGAGCAGGACGGGTTCTTTGCCCGATATGCCAGCGCCGCCACCGTTTCCTCGGAGTCTTCGCTCTCCGCGCGGGCTCCGCATTTCCCGACCAAGGTCAAAAGCGTCATCTTCCTGCTGATGAACGGCGGTCCCAGTCAGGTTGACACGTTCGATCCAAAACCGGCGCTCGAGAAATACGCTGGCCAGCCGCTCCCACCGGACAAGAAGTTCATCAATTCCGGCGGACGTCCCATGGGGTTGCTCACGCCTGCGGCGCGAAAGTTCGCACCCGGCGGAGAAAGCGGACTCCCGGTATCCGACTTCTTCCCGCATCTCCGCCAACACGCCGACAAGCTGGCGGTGATTCGTTCCTGCTACACCGACACGCATGCCCACGGCTCGGCGCTCCTGCAGATGAATACAGGCAAGCCGATCGTGGGACGGCCATCGCTCGGAAGCTGGAGCATCTATGGACTCGGCAGTGAAAACCAGAACCTGCCGGGCTATGTGGTCATGCTCGATAAACGGGGCGGTCCGATCGGCGGTCAGCCCAACTGGTCAAGCGGCTTCATGCCGGCCACATACCAGGGGACGCTCTTTCGGCCGGTGGGAAATCCGATTCTCGATCTTGCCGGTCCGGCGGAATTCACTCGTGCGGCTCAGCGGCAGCAGCTCGATCTACTGGCACAGTTGAACGACCAGCACCTGAACTCCCGACCCGGCGGCGCGGAACTGGCAGCCCGTTCGGCCAGTTATGAACTGGCGTTTCGGATGCAGTCGGAAGCTCCCGAAGCGGTCGACCTCACGCAGGAAACCGCCAGCACTCTTGACGCCTATGGCGTCAATCAGAACCCGACCGCCGAGTTTGGCCGCAACTGTCTGATCGCGCGGCGGCTGGTCGAGCGCGGTGTGAAATTCGTACAGCTTTACTCCGGCGGCGGCCATCTGGAAGAAACCTGGGACGCCCACGAAAACGTCGAAAAGAACCACGGGCGACACGCCGGCGAAACCGATCAGCCGATTGCCGCACTGCTCGCCGATCTCGAACAACGGGGATTATTGGAGAGCACCCTCGTGATCTGGGGGGGCGAATTCGGACGGATGCCCTTCAGCGAAGGGGCCGGAAAGCCTGGCCGCAACCACAACCCCTATGGGTTTTCAATGTGGCTGGCCGGCGGCGGAGTGAAGGGGGGCATGGCCTATGGAGCCACCGACGAATTCGGATTCACGGCCGTCGAGAACCGCGTGCATGTACACGATCTGCATGCCACGATTTTGCATCTGATGGGCATCGACCACACCCGACTGACTTACTTCCACCAAGGGCGGGACGAGCGATTGACGGATGTTTACGGCAACGTCGTGAAAGACATCCTCGCATAA